A region from the Arachis ipaensis cultivar K30076 chromosome B01, Araip1.1, whole genome shotgun sequence genome encodes:
- the LOC107629505 gene encoding putative glycerol-3-phosphate transporter 4: MSLPSEAMRGTPPGILLLRALRGKDWNLRTYRYMVLLITFMAYACYHATRKPTGIVKSVLCPDPHKHATEAQGWSPFNGPEGPSRLGEIDVAFLACYSLGMYVAGHLGDTLDLRLFLTTGMMGSGIFVALFGMGFFWNVHEFWFYLSMQMVAGLFQATGWPSVVAVIGNWFGKRKRGLIMGIWNAHTSVGNISGSLLAASVLDHGWGWSFMVPGALIVFGGIVVYLFLAAYPEDVGFATIHSVGSDVMPESLVPVDDEEAPEGKCAQRQGSMCRRSIGLAEACMIPGVIPFALCLFFAKLVAYTFLYWLPFYLTQTEIGGEYLSVKAAGNISTMFDLGGIFGGILAGYLSDKLDARAITAASFMYAAIPSMLLYRCYGSVSMTINIALMALTGLLVNGPYALITTAVSADLGTHSSLRGDSRALATVTAIIDGTGSVGAALGPLLTGFISTRGWNEVFLMLTIGAFIAGILLTRLVIAEIAEKSGQNLYREQQNSGAQPLLQEQR, encoded by the exons ATGTCTCTGCCTTCAGAAGCAATGAGGGGAACTCCCCCGGGAATTCTCCTATTAAGAGCCCTAAGAGGAAAAGATTGGAACCTCCGAACATACCGTTATATGGTTCTGTTAATAACTTTCATGGCCTACGCATGCTACCATGCGACAAGAAAGCCCACGGGCATAGTCAAGAGCGTCCTCTGCCCGGACCCACACAAGCACGCCACCGAGGCCCAAGGCTGGAGCCCATTCAACGGCCCTGAAGGCCCGTCTCGGCTCGGCGAGATTGACGTTGCCTTCCTCGCATGCTACTCCCTTGGCATGTACGTCGCCGGCCACCTCGGCGATACCCTAGACCTTCGTTTGTTTCTCACTACCGGCATGATGGGAAGTGGAATCTTCGTTGCGCTTTTCGGAATGGGATTCTTCTGGAACGTTCATGAATTTTGGTTCTACTTATCGATGCAGATGGTGGCAGGGTTGTTCCAAGCCACAGGTTGGCCTTCTGTTGTAGCAGTTATTGGAAACTGGTTTGGGAAGAGGAAGAGGGGGTTGATAATGGGGATTTGGAACGCGCACACATCGGTTGGGAACATTAGTGGTTCACTTCTTGCGGCCAGTGTTCTGGACCATGGTTGGGGCTGGTCTTTCATGGTCCCCGGTGCTCTGATTGTGTTTGGAGGGATTGTTGTGTACTTGTTTCTTGCTGCGTACCCGGAGGACGTTGGATTTGCGACGATTCACAGCGTTGGATCGGATGTTATGCCGGAATCTTTGGTTCCTGTAGACGATGAAGAGGCTCCTGAGGGGAAATGTGCTCAGAGGCAGGGTTCCATGTGTAGGAGGAGCATTGGGCTTGCTGAGGCTTGTATGATACCCGGTGTCATTCCATTTGCGCTCTGTCTTTTCTTTGCCAAGCTTGTCGCCTATACTTTCTTATATTGGTTGCCATTTTACTTGACTCAAACAG AAATTGGAGGGGAGTACCTCTCGGTAAAAGCTGCCGGGAACATTTCCACCATGTTCGATTTAGGAGGCATTTTTGGGGGTATTCTTGCTGGTTACCTGTCGGATAAACTAGATGCCCGTGCTATTACTGCAGCAAGCTTTATGTATGCAGCAATTCCTTCGATGCTTTTGTACCGATGTTATGGAAGTGTTTCAATGACAATCAACATTGCCCTTATGGCGTTAACTGGTTTACTTGTAAATGGTCCTTATGCACTTATCACCACTGCTGTCTCTGCGGACCTGGGGACACATAGTTCTCTTAGAGGAGATTCTCGAGCTCTTGCTACTGTCACTGCTATAATAGATGGTACAGGATCGGTTGGTGCAGCGCTTGGTCCCCTTCTTACTGGCTTCATTTCAACAAGGGGATGGAATGAAGTTTTCCTTATGCTAACCATTGGTGCTTTTATTGCTGGAATTCTTCTTACACGTTTGGTCATAGCTGAAATTGCAGAGAAGTCTGGCCAAAATTTATACAGGGAACAGCAAAATTCTGGAG CTCAACCACTTCTACAGGAGCAAAGGTGA